From the genome of Ananas comosus cultivar F153 linkage group 16, ASM154086v1, whole genome shotgun sequence, one region includes:
- the LOC109722201 gene encoding U-box domain-containing protein 52-like, with amino-acid sequence MHTHTDDVNRSATAASLTAVAIDRDKTSQQAVKWTVDHLLVGSQSVTLVHVTNRNALTHGFAMAETTQVAAREQFEADMGQLFLPYRGFCARKGVQMNEVVLEDVDVSKALIDYIASCNIHNLVVGASNRNALTKKFRNPDVATNVIKGAPEFCAVYVIAKGKPVTVRSAKSPAPANAAPPRQPPLPGPMQQHLPDPDDSVKTPFTRGSLRGQQAPPPLPQIQPIAPERRSFERIGEHARQPSRDRPLSGARTAPTNMLLEGIEPSYRPTRPMTSRDSSDDDLDFQGGTRFQSADFGDSLELLSNQSDSPKGSHSPVSGRDLEAEMRRLKLELKQTMDMYNNACKEAITAKQKAKELHQWKIEEARKFEEARQGEEAALALAEMEKAKARAALEAAEAAKRIAELEAQRRLTAEMKAKREMEEKMRALDALAQNDIRYRKYSIDEIEIATDYFAENLKIGEGGYGPVYRASLDHTPVAIKVLRPDAAQGRKQFQQEVEVLSCIRHPNMVLLLGACPEYGCLVYEYMDNGSLEDRLFRRGKTPPIPWSIRFKIAAEIATGLLFLHQAKPEPLVHRDLKPANILLDRNYVSKISDVGLARLVPPAVANNVTQYRMTSTAGTFCYIDPEYQQTGMLGIKSDIYSLGVMLLQIITAKPPMGVTHHVERAIENGTFEQILDPTVTDWPVEEALGFAKLALKCSELRRKDRPDLGTVVLPELNRLRNLGHAYEMGYSISSSTGSSMSSGSQTFSNPNQQTRSMIGQDKALSTPSVGVPWRSAVDTVES; translated from the exons ATGCATACGCATACCGATGACGTCAACCGCTCAGCAACCGCGGCGTCTCTGACGGCGGTGGCGATCGACCGGGACAAGACCAGCCAGCAGGCGGTGAAATGGACGGTGGACCACCTCCTCGTCGGCAGCCAGAGCGTCACGCTCGTCCACGTCACCAACCGCAACGCTCTCACCC ATGGATTTGCCATGGCGGAGACCACGCAGGTCGCCGCGAGAGAGCAATTCGAGGCCGACATGGGGCAGCTGTTCCTTCCCTACAGAGGATTTTGCGCTCGGAAAGGG GTGCAGATGAATGAGGTGGTTCTTGAAGATGTTGATGTCTCCAAGGCCCTCATTGACTACATTGCCTCTTGCAACATCCACAACCTTGTTGTTGGCGCCTCCAATCGAAATGCACTCACAAA GAAATTCCGGAACCCTGACGTGGCGACAAATGTGATAAAAGGTGCGCCGGAGTTCTGCGCGGTTTATGTCATAGCCAAAGGGAAGCCGGTGACGGTGAGGTCGGCGAAAAGTCCCGCACCGGCTAATGCTGCACCGCCTCGGCAGCCGCCGTTACCTGGGCCCATGCAACAACACCTTCCTGATCCTGATGACTCTGTGAA AACACCATTTACAAGGGGAAGCTTAAGAGGGCAACAAGCTCCGCCGCCGTTGCCACAAATCCAACCAATTGCACCGGAGAGAAGGTCCTTCGAAAGGATCGGCGAGCATGCGCGACAACCGTCGAGGGATCGGCCCCTCTCCGGAGCAAGAACAGCACCAACCAACATGCTTTTGGAAGGCATCGAGCCCTCGTACCGCCCGACTAGGCCGATGACCTCCCGCGACTCCTCCGACGACGACTTGGATTTCCAAGGAGGCACCAGATTCCAGTCAGCGGATTTCGGGGACTCTCTTGAACTTCTATCTAATCAGTCTGACAGCCCCAAGGGTTCCCATTCTCCAGTCTCTGGT CGCGACTTAGAGGCTGAGATGAGAAGGCTGAAGCTTGAACTGAAGCAGACCATGGACATGTACAACAATGCTTGCAAGGAAGCAATTACGGCGAAACAGAAG GCCAAAGAGCTTCACCAGTGGAAGATCGAAGAAGCGCGAAAGTTCGAAGAAGCGCGGCAGGGGGAGGAGGCGGCCCTAGCGCTGGCAGAGATGGAGAAAGCCAAGGCGAGAGCAGCCCTCGAAGCAGCGGAAGCGGCAAAAAGGATCGCGGAGCTCGAGGCGCAGAGGAGACTGACTGCGGAGATGAAGGCCAAGCGCGAGATGGAAGAGAAGATGCGGGCGTTGGACGCGTTGGCGCAGAACGACATCCGCTATCGGAAGTACAGCATCGATGAGATCGAGATAGCCACCGATTACTTCGCGGAGAACTTGAAGATCGGCGAAGGCGGCTACGGGCCGGTGTATAGAGCATCACTCGATCACACTCCAGTGGCCATAAAGGTTTTGAGGCCAGATGCCGCGCAAGGAAGGAAACAATTCCAGCAAGAG GTCGAGGTACTCAGCTGCATAAGGCACCCCAACATGGTCTTGCTCCTCGGCGCGTGCCCCGAATACGGATGCTTGGTCTACGAGTACATGGACAATGGAAGCTTAGAGGATCGCCTCTTTCGCCGAGGCAAAACTCCTCCAATTCCCTGGAGCATCCGATTCAAAATCGCAGCTGAGATCGCGACCGGGCTTCTCTTCTTGCACCAGGCCAAGCCAGAACCTCTGGTCCACCGCGACCTGAAGCCCGCCAACATCCTTCTGGACCGCAACTACGTAAGCAAGATCAGCGACGTAGGCCTTGCGAGGCTGGTCCCCCCGGCCGTCGCGAACAACGTGACGCAGTATCGCATGACCTCTACTGCCGGAACCTTCTGCTACATCGATCCGGAGTACCAGCAGACAGGCATGCTCGGTATAAAATCGGACATATATTCTCTAGGAGTAATGCTGCTTCAGATCATCACCGCAAAGCCGCCAATGGGCGTAACTCACCATGTCGAGAGGGCGATCGAGAACGGCACATTTGAGCAGATCCTCGATCCGACGGTGACGGACTGGCCGGTCGAGGAGGCTCTTGGGTTTGCGAAGCTTGCCCTGAAGTGTAGTGAATTGAGGAGGAAGGACCGACCGGATCTTGGCACGGTAGTCTTGCCCGAGCTCAATCGGTTGAGGAATCTGGGACACGCCTACGAAATGGGTtacagcatcagcagcagcaccGGTAGCAGCATGAGCAGTGGATCTCAGACCTTCAGTAATCCGAATCAACAGACGCGTTCGATGATCGGTCAG GATAAGGCTTTGAGCACTCCGTCTGTCGGCGTGCCTTGGAGGTCTGCGGTCGATACGGTCGAAAGCTGA
- the LOC109722202 gene encoding conserved oligomeric Golgi complex subunit 8, whose translation MEIAKRNLSPPLVGVGGGRGVEEDDDAMGASGLLPLAGASNQPYVSELLSFSIERLHKEPELLRVDAERIRRQMQEVAVENYGAFIAASESLSFIRNQLEDFDKHLESLIEEIPNLTSGCSEFLESAQQILEERKLNQTLLANHTTLLDLLEIPQLMDTCIRNGNYDEALDLEAFVSKLSKLHSELPVIQALAADVRKTTQSMLSHLLQKLRSNIQLPECLRIVAHLRRIGVFNESELRLQFLRCREAWLSGILDDLDQRNVYDYLKGMVNCHRMHLFDVVNQYRAIFNNDKSGSEENYDGGLLFSWAMHQISNHLSTLEAMLPKITEGGSLSNILDQCMYCAMGLGLVGLDFRGLLPPLFENAVFNLFSKNMSTAVENFQVILDSHRWVPMPSVGFATNGVIDESQDDVSPPSVLMEHPPLAVFVNGFSVAMNELRPCAPVSLKHILAQEVVKGLQAVSDSLVQYNAMRMLRGNESTLFLSLCQAFIEVAFPYCATCFGRCYPNGATLIIESRSLFNGVGRLITIPPARTNSSVDNVEEKQQFVDNGGNTSIADNGPLADEQKVEVADTAQTDTTLSRTETESST comes from the exons ATGGAGATCGCGAAGAGGAATCTGTCACCACCCTTGGTAGGTgtaggaggaggaagaggagttgaagaagacgacgacgccATGGGGGCTTCCGGGCTCCTCCCCCTCGCCGGCGCTTCGAACCAACCCTACGTCTCCgagctcctctccttctccatcGAGCGCCTCCACAAG GAGCCGGAGCTTCTCCGCGTGGATGCCGAGCGGATCAGGCGACAGATGCAAGAGGTGGCTGTGGAGAACTACGGCGCGTTCATCGCCGCCTCCGAATCCCTCTCCTTCATTAGGAATCAGCTCGAGGATTTCGACAAGCATTTGGAGTCTCTG ATAGAGGAGATTCCAAATCTTACATCTGGTTGCTCCGAGTTTCTCGAATCTGCACAGCAGATTTTGGAGGAACGGAAGCTTAATCAGACGCTACTGGCCAATCACACGACCTTGCTCGACCTGCTTGAAATTCCCCAATTGATGGACAC ATGTATACGCAATGGCAATTATGATGAGGCCCTTGACTTGGAAGCTTTTGTTAGCAAATTGTCAAAATTACATTCTGA GTTACCTGTCATTCAGGCATTAGCTGCAGACGTGAGGAAGACCACACAGTCTATGCTCTCACATCTTCTTCAGAAGCTTCGATCTAACATCCAG TTGCCTGAATGTCTTCGTATTGTTGCACATTTGCGGCGTATAGGAGTTTTCAATGAATCTGAATTGCGTTTGCAG TTCTTGAGGTGCAGAGAAGCATGGCTATCTGGGATCCTTGATGACTTGGACCAGAGGAACGTTTATGACTATCTGAAAGGAATGGTGAACTGCCACAGGATGCATCTATTTGATGTTGTTAATCAATACCGAGCCATATTTAACAATGATAAGTCTGGAAGTGAGGAGAACTACGATGGTGGACTTCTTTTCAGTTGGGCTATGCATCAAATCAGCAATCATCTAAGTACTCTTGAAGCCATGCTCCCAAAAATTACTGAAGGTGGATCGCTTTCCAATATCCTCGATCAGTGCATG TATTGTGCAATGGGTCTTGGCTTGGTCGGATTGGACTTCCGAGGCTTGCTTCCACCactttttgaaaa TGCAGTTTTTAACTTATTCTCGAAGAATATGAGTACAGCGGTTGAGAATTTTCAG GTTATCTTAGATTCACATCGGTGGGTTCCCATGCCGTCCGTTGGCTTTGCTACAAATGGAGTCATTGATGAGTCCCAGGATGATGTTAGCCCACCTTCTGTTCTAATGGAGCATCCACCTCTTGCGGTGTTTGTTAATG GTTTTTCAGTAGCTATGAACGAGCTAAGGCCCTGTGCTCCTGTGAGCTTGAAGCACATCCTCGCTCAGGAGGTCGTCAAGGGACTACAGGCTGTTTCTGACTCTCTTGTTCAATACAATGCTATGCGAATGTTGCGTGGAAACGAGTCCACTCTTTTCCTCTCACTTTGTCAGGCATTTATTGAG gtTGCCTTTCCTTACTGTGCAACTTGTTTTGGTCGCTGTTACCCCAACGGAGCAACCTTAATCATAGAATCCAGAAGTTTGTTCAACGGTGTCGGTCGATTAATAACAATACCTCCTGCAAGAACCAACAGTTCGGTAGACAATGTTGAAGAAAAGCAACAATTTGTAGATAATGGGGGCAATACATCAATTGCTGATAATGGGCCTTTGGCTGATGAACAAAAAGTAGAGGTGGCAGATACTGCTCAAACAGACACAACACTCTCACGAACGGAAACAGAAAGCAGTACGTGA
- the LOC109722204 gene encoding lycopene epsilon cyclase, chloroplastic, whose translation MECLTGGSSATAAVAAAAAAAAAAMSPSLGGWRCRRRRAADVAEAAVGGFRLYYERRRSLELLRSLRAAAAGGGGRESCVAAEMAAAREAAVGVEGFADEEDYVKAGGSEMFYVKMQERKPMGKQSKIGNKLRPIAGGDSVLDLIVIGCGPAGLSLAAESAGRGLTVGLIGPDLPFTNNYGVWEDEFKDLGLESCIEHVWRDTILYLDSDDPIVIGRAYGRVDRDLLHDELLRRCYESGVTYLNSKVEKIIEASDGCSLVLCEADCMILCRLAIVASGAASGKLLQYELGPRVSIQTAYGVEVEVENNPYDPSLMVFMDYRDFVKDKKPCPEAEYPTFLYAMSMSPTRVFFEETCLASKDAMPFELLKKKLMSRLEAMGVRILKVYEEEWSYIPVGGSLPNTDQKNLAFGAAASFVHPATGYSVVRSLSEAPKYASVIASILKKGTYSRSGLPGGSTHNPSVLAWRTLWPQERKRQRSFFLFGLALILQLDIEGIRTFFQTFFRLPNWMWQGFLGSTLSSVDLIWFAFYMFALAPNSMRMCLIRHLLSDPTGALMMKTYLAL comes from the exons ATGGAGTGCCTCACCGGGGGGagctccgccaccgccgccgtcgccgccgccgccgccgccgcagccgctgcGATGTCGCCGTCGCTCGGAGGGTGGAGGTGTAGGCGGAGGAGAGCGGCGGATgtggcggaggcggcggtgggAGGGTTCCGGCTCTATTACGAGAGGCGGCGCTCGTTGGAGCTTCTCCGGTCGCTccgggccgcggcggcggggggaggagggagagagagctgcGTCGCGGCGGAGAtggcggcggcgagggaggcggcggtgggGGTGGAGGGGTTCGCCGACGAGGAGGATTATGTCAAGGCGGGGGGGAGTGAGATGTTCTATGTCAAAATGCAGGAGAGGAAGCCGATGGGGAAGCAGAGCAAGATCGGAAACAAG TTGCGACCTATAGCTGGCGGGGATTCAGTGCTTGATCTGATTGTAATAGGTTGTGGCCCTGCTGGTCTTTCACTGGCAGCAGAATCGGCTGGGAGGGGACTAACTGTTGGTCTTATTGGACCAGATCTTCCTTTTACGAATAATTATGGTGTATGGGAAGATGAATTCAAAG ATCTTGGACTTGAGAGCTGTATTGAGCATGTCTGGCGGGATACTATTCTATACCTTGATAGTGATGATCCAATAGTAATTGGTCGTGCGTATGGAAGAGTTGACCGCGATTTGTTACACGACGAATTGCTAAGAAG GTGCTATGAATCTGGTGTCACATACCTTAATTCAAAAGTGGAAAAGATCATTGAAGCAAGTGATGGGTGCAGCCTAGTTTTATGCGAAGCAGACTGTATGATTCTCTGCAG GCTTGCCATTGTTGCATCTGGAGCGGCCTCTGGGAAGCTTCTCCAGTATGAGCTAGGGCCTCGTGTTTCTATACAGACAGCATATGGGGTGGAAGTTGAG GTGGAAAACAATCCATATGATCCCAGCTTAATGGTTTTCATGGACTACAGAGACTTTGTGAAAGACAAAAAGCCATGCCCTGAAGCTGAATACCCTACATTTCTTTATGCCATGTCCATGTCACCTACAAGAGTTTTCTTTGAG GAAACATGCCTTGCTTCGAAAGATGCTATGCCCTTTGAGCTTCTCAAGAAGAAACTAATGTCTCGTTTAGAAGCCATGGGTGTTCGAATATTAAAAGTGTATGAAGAG GAATGGTCCTATATTCCAGTTGGTGGATCCTTGCCAAACACAGACCAGAAAAATCTTGCATTTGGTGCTGCAGCCAGCTTTGTGCatccagctactg GATATTCGGTCGTGCGGTCGTTGTCTGAAGCTCCAAAGTATGCATCAGTGATAGCTAGTATTTTGAAGAAAGGTACCTACTCAAGATCAGGTTTGCCAGGTGGAAGTACTCATAATCCCTCAGTTCTAG CATGGAGGACACTGTGGCCTCAAGAAAGGAAGCGCCAAAGGTCATTCTTTCTCTTTGGGTTGGCGTTGATACTGCAGTTGGATATTGAAGGCATAAGAACTTTCTTCCAAACCTTTTTCCGCTTACCTAACTG GATGTGGCAGGGTTTCCTCGGCTCCACACTCTCGTCGGTAGATCTCATATGGTTTGCTTTCTACATGTTTGCTCTCGCACCGAATAGCATGAGAATGTGCCTCATCAGACATCTCCTTTCTGATCCAACTGGCGCCCTTATGATGAAGACATACCTTGCCCTGTAA